The following coding sequences lie in one Megalodesulfovibrio gigas DSM 1382 = ATCC 19364 genomic window:
- the serB gene encoding phosphoserine phosphatase SerB: MQDIVLIRISGEDRPGLLAGLCEAMAQNDVEILDVGQSVIYDSLNLGMLIRIPPEAEHAPVLKDILFKTHELGVSCKLTPISKEHYAQWADTQGRRRHIVTLLGRRIVAAQVQALAEILTRHGLNIEVVTRLSHPASLHAAANQPARACVELKVSGAPADPAALKREFLAVAGGLGVDIAFQEDNAFRRNRRLVAFDMDSTLVAGELIDELAREAGKAEEVAAITAAAMRGELDFKASLRKRLSLLKGLPEACLPEVAARIPLNEGAERLIATLKSLGYTIAIISGGFTYFGNHLKEMLGVDYVFANELEIRDGQLTGEVVGEIVDAERKAFLLKTIAAQEKISLQQVVAVGDGANDLPMLNLAGLGIAFHAKPKVKEGARQAISTLGLDSILYLLGLRDQDAPTA; encoded by the coding sequence GTGCAAGACATCGTCCTCATCCGCATTTCCGGCGAAGACCGGCCCGGCCTGCTGGCCGGGCTGTGCGAGGCCATGGCCCAGAACGACGTGGAGATTCTGGACGTGGGCCAATCCGTGATCTACGACTCCCTGAACCTCGGCATGCTCATCCGCATCCCGCCCGAGGCCGAGCATGCGCCCGTGCTCAAGGACATCCTCTTCAAGACCCACGAGCTGGGCGTAAGCTGCAAGCTGACTCCCATCAGCAAGGAGCATTACGCCCAATGGGCCGACACCCAGGGCCGCCGCCGGCACATCGTCACGCTCCTGGGCCGGCGCATCGTGGCCGCCCAGGTGCAGGCCCTGGCAGAGATCCTCACCCGACACGGGCTCAACATCGAGGTCGTCACCCGCCTGTCCCACCCTGCCAGCCTTCACGCAGCCGCCAACCAGCCGGCCCGGGCCTGCGTGGAACTCAAGGTCAGCGGTGCGCCGGCGGATCCTGCCGCCCTCAAGCGGGAATTTCTGGCCGTGGCCGGCGGTCTGGGCGTGGACATCGCCTTTCAGGAAGACAACGCCTTCCGCCGCAACCGCCGGCTGGTGGCCTTTGATATGGATTCCACCCTGGTGGCCGGAGAACTCATCGACGAGCTGGCCCGCGAAGCCGGCAAGGCCGAAGAGGTGGCCGCCATCACCGCCGCTGCCATGCGCGGCGAGCTGGACTTCAAGGCCTCCCTGCGCAAACGGCTTTCCCTGCTCAAAGGCCTGCCCGAGGCCTGCCTGCCCGAAGTGGCAGCACGCATCCCCCTGAATGAAGGCGCGGAACGGCTCATCGCCACCCTCAAGTCCCTGGGCTACACCATCGCCATCATCTCCGGCGGCTTCACCTACTTCGGCAATCATCTCAAGGAAATGCTCGGAGTGGATTACGTGTTCGCCAACGAGCTGGAAATCAGGGACGGCCAGCTCACCGGCGAGGTGGTGGGCGAGATTGTGGACGCCGAGCGCAAGGCGTTTCTGCTCAAGACCATCGCCGCGCAGGAAAAGATCAGCCTGCAGCAGGTGGTGGCCGTGGGCGACGGCGCCAACGACCTGCCCATGCTCAACCTGGCCGGCCTGGGCATCGCCTTCCACGCCAAACCCAAGGTCAAGGAAGGCGCCCGCCAGGCCATCAGCACCCTGGGCCTGGACTCCATCCTCTACCTCCTGGGCCTGCGCGACCAGGACGCACCGACGGCGTAG
- a CDS encoding cytochrome c3 family protein: MKRTVLASLAAACLACTVALPSLHAVDVPADGAKIDFIAGGEKNLTVVFNHSTHKDVKCDDCHHQPGDKQYAGCTTDGCHNILDKADKSVNSWYKVVHDAKGGAKPTCISCHKDKAGDDKELKKKLTGCKGSACHPS, encoded by the coding sequence ATGAAACGGACTGTGCTGGCCTCCCTGGCCGCCGCCTGCCTTGCGTGCACGGTGGCCCTGCCCTCCCTGCATGCCGTGGACGTCCCTGCCGACGGCGCCAAGATTGACTTCATCGCTGGCGGCGAAAAGAACCTCACCGTGGTCTTCAACCACTCCACGCACAAAGACGTGAAGTGCGATGACTGCCACCACCAGCCCGGCGACAAGCAGTATGCCGGCTGCACCACCGACGGCTGCCACAACATTCTGGACAAGGCCGACAAGTCCGTGAACTCCTGGTACAAAGTGGTTCACGACGCCAAGGGCGGCGCCAAGCCCACCTGCATCTCCTGTCACAAGGACAAGGCTGGCGACGACAAGGAACTCAAGAAGAAGCTCACCGGCTGCAAGGGCTCTGCCTGCCATCCCAGCTAG
- a CDS encoding peptidase associated/transthyretin-like domain-containing protein, whose translation MSGILSQTTQLQLAADVAAPRIALVAEADFSSTGIFRCYADCDAVVLASLAEPLRLLGRNIPEDVTEYLDFALTARAALSSPVVGPPAASWVGKDCGEIAVRGGEVVVPGPVLGVAKVVYRTQYSRWRLPASALSLPRVLVLAMCREALASLGFTPETVRNPERGASLAIPADWSPAFAGVQLTYSNPTDESAAAAAQPTRYVLTVVDHCTGDPVPGAMVSTTYGRGQADENGQVEIGPIPSGARVELYVTAPGYQDTRLDSLNNDHFIA comes from the coding sequence GTGAGCGGCATTCTTTCCCAGACAACACAGCTGCAGCTTGCGGCAGATGTCGCGGCCCCTCGCATCGCCCTGGTGGCGGAGGCGGATTTTTCCAGCACGGGCATCTTCCGCTGCTATGCGGATTGCGACGCCGTGGTGCTGGCCAGCCTGGCCGAGCCGTTGCGTCTGCTGGGCCGCAACATCCCCGAGGATGTGACGGAGTATCTGGACTTTGCCCTGACGGCGCGGGCGGCGTTGTCGTCTCCCGTGGTCGGGCCGCCTGCGGCATCCTGGGTGGGCAAGGACTGCGGCGAAATCGCCGTGCGCGGGGGCGAGGTCGTGGTTCCGGGGCCGGTGCTGGGCGTGGCGAAGGTGGTCTACCGGACGCAGTATTCACGCTGGCGGTTGCCGGCGTCGGCGTTGTCCCTGCCCCGCGTGCTGGTGCTGGCCATGTGTCGCGAGGCCCTGGCCAGCCTGGGCTTCACCCCGGAAACCGTCCGCAACCCTGAACGCGGGGCGTCCTTGGCCATACCGGCGGACTGGAGCCCGGCCTTTGCCGGCGTGCAGCTGACGTATTCCAACCCGACGGACGAGTCCGCCGCCGCTGCGGCGCAGCCCACGCGCTACGTGCTCACCGTGGTGGACCATTGCACCGGCGATCCCGTGCCCGGGGCCATGGTCTCCACCACCTACGGCCGCGGGCAGGCTGACGAAAACGGGCAGGTGGAGATTGGTCCCATTCCTTCCGGCGCACGGGTGGAGCTGTATGTCACGGCCCCGGGCTATCAGGATACCCGCCTGGATTCCCTTAACAACGATCACTTCATCGCGTGA
- a CDS encoding HAMP domain-containing histidine kinase has product MPSSVPPAPKRIPLHRGLGARLGVTVLLVELLIFALVAHWQHDYLGRSQDDAFLQRVSSVSALMGRGLLSHESLTNPAYLGPLLGEEPVMAMVLGPDGYIFNAMPASYSGQHFQELPGVDPAWLQEARQGVTIHAVGQGEERRVYCLAPLYAAMDHTPFLYAFFKVRIINGQTEKRQLRLLFLYGSALGVFITSGLLLIIFHRQLFLPIYATAQALRRLEAGELGTRVEGPLKNDQLGALQRGLNTMAQSLEETVTRLQEEIVQRRQVEDALRRSNETLEQRVLARTQELEDLNSQLTQEVAIRQGTEAALRESNCQLQGVLDNSPTAIFLVDVHHRVHLCNARFSELYGLPASPSPEDLPDPRLESLFPPEVAAAIRKTHDAVQASGTPRTVEETIPRGDGFATLMTTAFPMRNERGRIWAVCSIATDITDRKRLEAETVRAGQLASIGELAAGVAHEINNPINGIINYAQLLLDDAADPARPMLASIIRQAERVAGIVRSLLAYSRVDEEAFAPVNLAELIEDSLSLTRYRLERSGVLVDVELSPGLPVVRGRPRELQQVLLNLLSNALHALTERQRRTPGAELRCTVRATLREDRRVALQVEDTGTGIPAELLPKVTLPFFTTKPKEQGTGLGLSISRAIVEAHGGEFSLHNVEDGPGVLAQAILPVWP; this is encoded by the coding sequence TTGCCCTCGTCCGTGCCGCCTGCGCCGAAGCGCATCCCGCTGCACCGCGGCCTGGGCGCAAGACTCGGCGTTACCGTGCTCCTGGTGGAGCTGCTCATTTTTGCCCTGGTGGCCCACTGGCAGCACGATTACCTGGGCCGCAGCCAGGACGACGCATTCCTGCAGCGCGTCAGCAGCGTCAGCGCGCTCATGGGCCGCGGCCTGCTGAGTCACGAAAGCCTGACCAATCCCGCCTACCTGGGTCCCCTGCTGGGAGAGGAGCCCGTCATGGCCATGGTGCTGGGGCCGGACGGCTACATCTTCAACGCCATGCCCGCCAGCTACAGCGGCCAGCATTTTCAGGAGTTGCCCGGTGTGGACCCGGCCTGGCTCCAGGAAGCCCGCCAGGGCGTGACCATCCACGCCGTGGGACAAGGCGAGGAGCGCCGGGTCTATTGCCTTGCGCCGTTGTACGCAGCCATGGACCACACCCCGTTCCTGTATGCGTTCTTCAAGGTCCGCATCATCAACGGCCAGACGGAAAAGCGCCAGCTGCGGCTGCTGTTCCTGTACGGCAGCGCCCTTGGTGTCTTCATTACCTCGGGCCTGCTGCTGATCATCTTCCACAGGCAGCTGTTTTTGCCCATTTACGCCACGGCCCAGGCCCTGCGCCGGCTGGAGGCCGGAGAACTGGGCACCAGGGTGGAAGGCCCCCTGAAAAACGATCAATTGGGCGCTCTGCAACGCGGACTCAACACCATGGCGCAATCCCTGGAAGAGACCGTCACCCGCCTGCAGGAGGAAATTGTGCAGCGCCGCCAGGTGGAAGACGCCCTGCGCCGCAGCAACGAGACCCTGGAACAGCGCGTGCTGGCGCGCACGCAGGAGCTGGAGGATCTCAACAGCCAGTTGACCCAGGAGGTCGCCATCCGCCAGGGGACCGAGGCCGCCCTGCGCGAGAGCAACTGCCAGTTGCAGGGCGTGCTGGACAATTCCCCGACGGCCATTTTTCTGGTGGATGTCCACCATCGGGTGCATCTGTGCAACGCGCGATTTTCGGAGCTGTATGGCCTGCCGGCCTCCCCGTCCCCCGAAGACCTGCCCGACCCGCGACTGGAAAGCCTGTTCCCGCCGGAAGTGGCCGCCGCCATCCGCAAGACGCACGACGCCGTGCAGGCCTCGGGCACGCCCCGCACTGTGGAAGAAACCATCCCCAGGGGCGACGGCTTCGCCACCCTGATGACCACCGCCTTCCCCATGCGCAACGAACGTGGCCGCATCTGGGCCGTCTGCTCCATCGCCACAGACATCACGGATCGCAAACGGCTGGAGGCGGAAACCGTGCGAGCCGGACAACTGGCCAGCATCGGCGAGCTGGCCGCCGGAGTGGCGCATGAAATCAACAATCCGATCAATGGCATCATCAATTACGCCCAACTGCTGCTGGACGATGCCGCCGACCCTGCCCGTCCCATGCTGGCAAGCATCATCCGCCAGGCCGAGCGCGTGGCCGGCATCGTGCGCAGCCTGCTTGCCTATTCCAGGGTGGATGAAGAGGCCTTTGCCCCCGTCAACCTGGCGGAACTCATCGAAGACAGCCTCTCCCTGACCCGCTATCGCCTGGAGCGGTCCGGCGTGCTGGTGGATGTGGAGCTGTCGCCGGGACTGCCCGTGGTGCGCGGCAGACCCCGGGAATTGCAACAGGTGCTCCTGAACCTGCTCTCCAATGCCCTGCACGCCCTCACGGAACGCCAGCGCCGCACCCCGGGCGCCGAGCTGCGCTGCACCGTGCGCGCCACCCTGCGCGAGGACCGCCGCGTGGCCCTGCAAGTGGAGGATACAGGCACGGGCATTCCCGCGGAATTACTCCCCAAGGTGACACTGCCGTTCTTCACCACCAAACCCAAGGAGCAGGGCACCGGGCTGGGGCTTTCCATCAGCCGGGCCATTGTGGAAGCGCACGGGGGCGAGTTTTCCCTGCACAATGTGGAAGACGGCCCCGGCGTGCTGGCCCAGGCCATCCTGCCTGTCTGGCCCTGA